In a single window of the Verrucomicrobiaceae bacterium genome:
- the dnaB gene encoding replicative DNA helicase, giving the protein MADSSTSSTSPDSPQNGAGEPNSKPEKKDFKKRSEIPTAEELLASINRALPFSDEAEKGVLSCLLQDPSERLSDCRVNLPAHAFYHDANRTIYEKLLEFYDKNLPVDPVTLTHTLRDQNLLDKVGGAAAISDLFSFTPISAHFPFYRKIVMEKHILRELIYASSLNIHYAYEHGKEQLDEDIDTVLDHAEQRALGVRQSIGAKEGIKTLSQHVMDAIDSIQYMLEHPGQLRGLSTGYTKLDSMSSGLQGGEMFVIAARPSMGKTSLAMNIVEHIAVDCNTPCAVFSLEMSATMLVRRLLVSRARLSMQDLSRGLLSRAQQDALAKATRDLQKANIFIDETPGLDIMELRAKSRRLKKQHGIQMIMIDYLQLMTSGSRRAKDNRQIEIAEISAGIKGIAKELNVPVIVLAQLNRAVESRKGQRPVLSDLRESGSIEQDADMVGLLTRSDYAGGKMEVEDEEAEEKKRGEAMLILAKNRNGPTDDVLLRFIDHAMRFVERSEEAESP; this is encoded by the coding sequence ATGGCTGATAGCTCTACTTCCTCCACTTCCCCAGATTCCCCACAAAATGGGGCTGGCGAGCCCAATTCCAAACCGGAGAAAAAGGACTTCAAAAAGCGCAGTGAAATCCCCACCGCAGAGGAGCTTCTCGCTTCGATCAATCGTGCTTTGCCATTCTCTGACGAGGCGGAAAAAGGGGTGCTCTCTTGCCTGCTGCAAGACCCCAGTGAGCGTTTGAGCGATTGCCGCGTGAATCTGCCTGCCCATGCCTTTTATCACGACGCGAATCGCACGATCTACGAGAAGCTGCTGGAGTTTTACGATAAAAATCTACCCGTCGATCCCGTGACACTCACGCATACGCTGCGGGATCAGAACTTGTTGGACAAGGTCGGGGGAGCTGCGGCGATCAGTGATCTCTTTTCCTTCACGCCGATCTCGGCGCACTTTCCTTTCTACCGCAAGATCGTGATGGAGAAGCATATTCTGCGGGAGCTCATTTATGCGAGCTCGCTGAATATTCATTACGCCTACGAGCATGGTAAAGAGCAGCTCGATGAGGATATCGACACCGTGCTCGATCATGCTGAGCAGCGTGCACTCGGGGTGCGTCAGTCGATCGGGGCGAAGGAGGGGATCAAAACACTCTCACAACATGTGATGGACGCCATCGACAGCATTCAATACATGCTGGAGCACCCAGGGCAGCTCCGTGGCCTCTCCACGGGCTATACGAAGCTCGATAGCATGAGTAGCGGCCTCCAGGGCGGTGAAATGTTCGTCATCGCTGCTCGTCCCTCGATGGGGAAAACCTCGCTTGCGATGAATATCGTCGAGCATATCGCGGTGGACTGCAATACGCCCTGCGCGGTCTTCTCGCTGGAAATGAGTGCCACGATGCTGGTGCGTCGTTTGCTCGTCTCCCGTGCCCGTCTGAGCATGCAGGACCTCAGCCGTGGCCTACTCTCTCGTGCGCAGCAGGATGCATTGGCGAAGGCCACGCGTGATCTGCAAAAGGCAAATATCTTCATCGATGAGACTCCAGGTCTGGACATCATGGAGCTGCGGGCAAAGTCACGCCGGCTCAAGAAGCAGCACGGCATCCAGATGATCATGATCGACTATTTGCAGCTCATGACCTCTGGCAGCCGCCGGGCGAAGGACAACCGCCAAATCGAGATCGCAGAAATCAGCGCCGGTATCAAAGGCATCGCCAAGGAGCTCAATGTGCCCGTGATCGTGCTCGCACAGCTCAATCGTGCGGTGGAGAGCCGCAAAGGCCAGCGCCCGGTGCTCTCTGACTTACGTGAGTCTGGCTCCATCGAGCAGGATGCGGACATGGTTGGCCTGCTGACCCGCTCTGACTACGCGGGTGGGAAAATGGAGGTGGAGGACGAAGAGGCGGAAGAGAAGAAACGCGGAGAAGCGATGCTCATTTTGGCCAAGAACCGAAATGGCCCCACGGATGATGTTTTACTGCGCTTCATCGACCATGCGATGCGCTTCGTGGAGCGCAGTGAGGAAGCAGAGTCTCCCTAG
- a CDS encoding DUF1501 domain-containing protein has translation MALGSLLARDNAQGPKKTHFPAKAKSVIYLFMAGGPSQLDMFEHKPELQKRNGQPIPESFTKGKRFAFMDSSHRSELLATKYTLRQHGHSGVWVNDLLTHTASIVDELAFIRTCKTDLFNHAPAKFYMNTGSGLFGRPSMGAWITYGLGSECDDLPGFVVLQSGPRGPRGGAVLWGSGVLPTTYQGVPLRNTGDPIVNLSTPKQISSAQQRQVVDAVRELNLKRLVETGDQEISTRINAYEMAYRMQTSAPELMDIQGESKATLDLYGIKDTKETTFARNCLLARRLVERGVRFVQLYDTNWDHHGGPTENLEKHMPMKCADIDRASAALVKDLKQRGLLDDTIVVWGGEFGRTPMGEVRESTGRNHHIDAFTMWFAGGGFKPGTTYGETDEFGFGAIADPVHVHDIHATILHQLGLDHQKLTVRSQGLDFRLTGVDPARVVKEVLV, from the coding sequence ATGGCGCTGGGATCGCTCCTTGCACGAGACAATGCTCAGGGACCGAAAAAAACGCACTTTCCCGCAAAAGCGAAAAGCGTAATCTACCTCTTCATGGCAGGCGGCCCATCGCAGCTCGATATGTTTGAGCACAAGCCAGAGCTGCAAAAGCGGAATGGGCAGCCCATCCCAGAAAGCTTCACCAAGGGCAAGCGCTTCGCGTTCATGGACAGCAGCCACCGCAGTGAATTGCTAGCCACAAAGTACACACTGCGCCAGCACGGCCACTCCGGCGTTTGGGTGAATGATCTGCTGACCCACACCGCCTCCATCGTCGATGAGCTGGCTTTCATCCGCACCTGCAAAACCGACCTCTTCAATCATGCGCCGGCAAAGTTCTACATGAACACCGGCAGCGGGCTCTTTGGCCGCCCCAGCATGGGCGCATGGATCACCTACGGCCTCGGTAGCGAGTGCGATGATCTACCTGGCTTTGTGGTGCTGCAAAGTGGCCCACGGGGACCACGCGGCGGCGCTGTGCTCTGGGGCAGTGGTGTCCTGCCCACGACGTATCAAGGAGTGCCGCTGCGCAATACGGGTGATCCCATTGTGAATCTCTCCACACCAAAGCAGATCAGCTCCGCGCAGCAGCGCCAGGTGGTGGATGCCGTGCGCGAGCTCAATCTCAAACGCCTCGTCGAAACGGGTGACCAAGAGATCTCCACCCGCATCAACGCCTACGAAATGGCCTACCGCATGCAAACCAGTGCCCCCGAGCTCATGGACATCCAGGGCGAGTCAAAGGCCACGCTGGATCTCTATGGCATCAAAGATACCAAGGAGACCACCTTTGCGCGGAACTGCCTGCTGGCCCGCCGACTGGTGGAGCGTGGAGTCCGCTTTGTGCAGCTCTATGACACGAATTGGGACCACCACGGCGGCCCCACTGAGAACCTAGAGAAGCACATGCCCATGAAATGTGCCGACATCGACCGCGCCAGCGCCGCCCTGGTCAAGGATCTGAAGCAGCGCGGCCTACTCGATGACACGATCGTCGTCTGGGGAGGTGAATTCGGCCGCACCCCGATGGGTGAGGTCCGCGAATCCACGGGTCGCAATCACCACATTGATGCCTTCACCATGTGGTTCGCAGGCGGGGGATTCAAACCGGGCACCACCTACGGCGAGACGGACGAATTCGGATTTGGAGCCATCGCTGACCCTGTCCATGTCCACGACATCCATGCCACCATCCTCCATCAGCTCGGACTCGATCATCAAAAGCTCACCGTACGGTCTCAGGGCCTCGATTTCCGCCTCACAGGCGTCGATCCTGCCCGTGTGGTGAAAGAGGTGCTCGTGTGA
- a CDS encoding sel1 repeat family protein: MLLTAIKLKVAALALVAGIETNDLPNQSAELKATLDTLAAAEAKVKDKTQDPVAGSDWNAAFTSAVQKVQDLAAKGDANANYVIAKWGILTGGKDVNINAIVDLYRKAGENPAAQVELAQILLQGFKQDADKAREAVALIIKAEAAGNKLARRMKAQLLLSGGAGDLIKQDAGEAVKLFQSGSDAGDGEATLSLYQIYSRGITGVPQDFAKALEMRKLAAEKQSNATALGELGARLLNGDKGDGKSAPNLVQKDVKAALDMFEKSATGGLPAANRILGQIYENGVGENGADVKQDSKKAFEHYTKAAQGNDAAALYRLGLASETGIAASGSKPDDKGNWDPKDIVVSPNAKNALDLYRLAAQNNAADAFFKVGSFYESGTVVDRDPAKAFQFYTRAANAGIVPAMHQLAGLYANGNGTTQDVVAAAAWFKRAADSGYAESQIIYGDMNARGAGMPQSLVAAEANYENAAQQGSILGLLRLAILHAQVGVAPEPQSAKPNLGLGWAYAQLASELTNKSNNPAKDQVNAFVAQLDAATIDGKPAITSAIKEAGVKELARLKEKFKTIVDAVNNAGGAAPAAEAPATESKKSDSKKTKTRTK, encoded by the coding sequence ATGCTCCTCACAGCAATCAAACTCAAAGTCGCCGCCCTCGCACTCGTGGCCGGCATCGAAACCAACGATCTGCCAAACCAAAGCGCTGAACTCAAAGCCACGCTCGACACCTTGGCTGCTGCCGAGGCCAAAGTGAAGGATAAGACCCAGGATCCCGTCGCTGGTAGCGACTGGAATGCTGCCTTCACCTCCGCCGTGCAGAAAGTGCAAGACCTCGCAGCCAAAGGTGATGCAAATGCCAACTACGTCATTGCCAAGTGGGGCATCCTCACTGGCGGCAAAGACGTGAACATCAACGCCATCGTCGATCTCTACCGCAAAGCTGGTGAGAATCCCGCTGCACAGGTCGAGCTGGCTCAGATCCTCCTCCAAGGATTTAAACAGGACGCGGACAAAGCCCGTGAAGCAGTCGCGCTCATCATCAAAGCTGAGGCAGCTGGCAACAAGCTCGCTCGCCGCATGAAAGCTCAGCTCCTCCTCTCCGGCGGCGCAGGTGACCTCATCAAGCAAGATGCTGGTGAAGCCGTGAAGCTCTTCCAATCCGGCAGCGATGCTGGCGATGGAGAGGCCACTCTGAGCCTGTATCAGATCTACTCCCGTGGTATCACTGGCGTGCCCCAAGACTTCGCAAAAGCCCTGGAAATGCGCAAGCTCGCTGCTGAAAAACAGAGCAATGCCACCGCTCTCGGTGAGCTGGGTGCCCGCCTCCTCAACGGCGACAAAGGAGATGGCAAATCCGCTCCAAACCTCGTCCAAAAGGACGTGAAAGCCGCACTCGACATGTTCGAGAAATCCGCTACCGGCGGTCTTCCTGCTGCAAATCGTATCCTCGGCCAGATTTATGAAAACGGCGTCGGTGAGAATGGCGCTGACGTGAAACAGGACTCCAAGAAAGCTTTTGAGCACTACACGAAAGCCGCTCAGGGCAATGACGCCGCCGCTCTCTATCGCCTCGGGCTCGCCTCCGAAACCGGTATCGCAGCCTCTGGCTCCAAGCCCGATGACAAAGGTAACTGGGATCCAAAAGACATCGTCGTCTCCCCGAACGCTAAGAACGCCCTCGACCTCTACCGCCTCGCAGCCCAGAACAACGCGGCTGATGCCTTCTTCAAAGTGGGCTCCTTCTACGAATCCGGCACCGTCGTGGACCGTGATCCTGCCAAGGCCTTCCAGTTCTACACCCGTGCAGCCAATGCAGGCATCGTCCCTGCCATGCACCAGCTCGCTGGCCTCTATGCCAACGGCAACGGCACCACTCAGGACGTCGTCGCAGCCGCCGCATGGTTCAAGCGTGCCGCAGACTCCGGTTATGCAGAGTCCCAGATCATCTACGGCGACATGAACGCCCGTGGTGCTGGTATGCCACAGAGCCTCGTCGCAGCTGAAGCCAACTATGAAAACGCTGCCCAACAGGGCTCCATCCTCGGCCTGCTCCGCCTCGCCATCCTGCATGCGCAGGTCGGTGTCGCCCCAGAGCCACAGAGCGCAAAACCAAATCTCGGCCTCGGCTGGGCTTATGCTCAACTCGCCAGCGAGCTGACCAACAAATCCAACAATCCTGCCAAGGACCAGGTCAACGCATTCGTGGCCCAGCTGGATGCCGCAACGATCGATGGCAAACCTGCCATCACCAGCGCCATCAAGGAAGCTGGTGTCAAAGAACTCGCTCGCCTTAAAGAGAAGTTCAAAACCATCGTCGATGCAGTCAACAACGCAGGTGGTGCCGCTCCTGCCGCAGAAGCTCCTGCTACTGAATCGAAGAAATCTGATTCGAAAAAGACGAAGACGAGAACGAAGTAA
- a CDS encoding PDZ domain-containing protein, which yields MKTKLTLLLAIAGLGLTPSQAELTIPDSKPNAPEHQAAPQAEQKAVAYLGVLTRDVPEELRTQFSLAEGFGLLVEDVMPGSPAATAGLKPHDVLLKLADQQLVNAEQLLTLVRSRKKGENVSLSIITGGKESQITATLGEHMTSAHRPRPSSPAWNQPDMKHFFSERFQNSDMGERLRDLQNEVQKHQERMQQWNHGPKKDHLPALPPAHPREEGKKEDTTPHKAPSRVKSTFRLRSHPLRPISSAVTIRANTSSKLRTGEKPSSFAPRMAERNPGP from the coding sequence ATGAAAACCAAACTCACCCTCCTACTCGCCATCGCAGGCCTCGGACTCACTCCCTCCCAGGCCGAGCTAACAATACCCGACTCCAAACCGAATGCCCCAGAGCATCAGGCAGCGCCTCAAGCAGAGCAAAAAGCCGTCGCCTATCTCGGAGTACTCACTCGGGACGTGCCTGAGGAGCTTCGCACCCAGTTTTCACTCGCAGAGGGTTTTGGCCTTCTTGTTGAAGACGTCATGCCTGGCTCCCCTGCTGCCACCGCTGGCCTAAAGCCCCATGATGTGCTGCTCAAGCTCGCTGATCAGCAACTCGTCAATGCAGAGCAGCTCCTCACACTCGTACGCAGTCGCAAAAAAGGCGAAAACGTCTCCCTTTCCATCATCACTGGCGGCAAAGAATCCCAAATCACCGCCACGCTCGGAGAGCATATGACCTCCGCTCACCGTCCGCGCCCATCAAGCCCTGCCTGGAACCAACCGGACATGAAGCACTTTTTCAGTGAGCGCTTCCAAAACAGCGACATGGGCGAGCGCCTGCGAGATCTGCAAAATGAAGTGCAAAAACATCAAGAGCGCATGCAGCAGTGGAATCATGGCCCCAAAAAAGACCACCTCCCCGCCCTACCTCCAGCTCACCCACGCGAAGAAGGTAAAAAAGAAGACACCACACCGCACAAGGCCCCATCCAGAGTGAAATCCACGTTCAGACTCAGGTCTCATCCGCTGCGGCCAATATCATCCGCCGTGACGATACGGGCGAATACCAGCTCAAAACTGAGGACGGGCGAAAAACCTTCATCGTTCGCCCCAAGGATGGCGGAGAGAAATCCTGGCCCGTAA